A stretch of the Uranotaenia lowii strain MFRU-FL chromosome 3, ASM2978415v1, whole genome shotgun sequence genome encodes the following:
- the LOC129755700 gene encoding neprilysin-11-like, whose amino-acid sequence MAAEIENNFLATNIELTNRYKTTDVNPSYANRTKVDSRCHVLCRRFFICILLVAVVFLSGVIYGIYHFASLEPDVCRTQECLRSAAVLKLNMNPAIDPCEDFYKYACGRWAEEHPRPDSHTSYNWYSERQVKIYNIIRARLEANISRSDPRPVRQAKAMYIGCQSPHHRKTEGFKSLAKYLKEFGLPLLPTLLTRTLPKKSHSFDWVSSVAKIQRKLGLNVLVGFDIVPDHQEKSIKRLTLEYPYDPQDFNFPTYEWSKKFSVHKRLKSKSSEETDHEDLTEEEGEEENEVEQMEEVMKTLIEAVDPSMNVSKSDERIRELSVQYLNFGKSIPKVNSKEI is encoded by the exons atggcagctgaaatcgaaaataatttctTGG caaCTAACATCGAGTTGACAAATCGATACAAAACCACCGACGTAAATCCCAGCTACGCCAATCGCACGAAAGTCGACAG CCGCTGCCACGTGCTCTGTCGAAGGTTTTTCATCTGTATCCTGCTGGTGGCGGTCGTTTTTCTCTCCGGTGTAATCTACGGCATTTACCATTTTG CCAGTCTCGAGCCGGATGTGTGCCGCACCCAGGAATGTCTTCGATCGGCCGCAGTCCTCAAGCTGAACATGAACCCGGCCATCGATCCGTGCGAGGACTTTTACAAGTACGCCTGTGGCCGTTGGGCCGAGGAACACCCGCGGCCGGACTCGCACACCTCCTACAATTGGTACTCGGAGCGACAGGTTAAAATCTACAACATCATCCGGGCTCGACTGGAGGCCAATATAAGCCGATCGGATCCAAGGCCAGTGCGGCAGGCCAAAGCCATGTACATCGGCTGTCAGAGCCCTC ATCATCGAAAAACTGAGGGCTTCAAATCACTAGCCAAATATCTCAAAGAATTCGGGTTGCCTCTGTTGCCAACTTTGCTCACCAGAACTTTACCGAAAAAGAGTCACAGCTTCGATTGGGTCAGTAGCGTGGCCAAAATCCAGCGGAAACTGGGCCTGAATGTCCTCGTAGGGTTCGACATCGTCCCGGATCATCAGGAGAAAAGTATTAAGCGACTGACATTGGAATATCCATACGACCCACAGGATTTCAACTTTCC AACTTACGAATGGTCCAAGAAATTCTCCGTCCATAAACGGCTTAAATCGAAATCATCCGAGGAGACAGATCATGAAGATTTGACGGAAGAGGAAGGGGAAGAGGAAAACGAGGTGGAGCAGATGGAAGAGGTCATGAAGACCCTTATTGAGGCAGTAGATCCCAGCATGAATGTTTCCAAATCAGATGAAAGAATAAGGGAGCTTTCGGTGCAGTATCTGAATTTCGGAAAGTCGATACCAAAGGTAAATTcgaaggaaatttaa